Part of the Streptomyces sp. WMMC500 genome is shown below.
CCTCCTGCGGGAGATCTGGTCCACGGTGACGGCGAGGATCACCAGGCCGCCGGTGATGAGGGTCTGGTAGATCGAGCCGACGCCCATCAGTTGCAGCCCGTTGCGGAACACGCCGACGATCAGCGCGCCGATGAGGGTGCCGAGGACCATGCCCCGGCCGCCGAAGAGGCTGGTGCCGCCGAGCACCACGGCGGTGATGGAGTTGAGGTTGTCGTCGGTGCCCGCCTTGGGGTCGCCGACGCCGGTGCGGGAGACGAGCAGCAGGGCGGCGATGCCGTAGATGAGCCCGGCGAGGGTGAAGATGCCCAGCCGCAGCCGGTCGACCCGGATGCCGGTCAGCCGGGCCACCTCGGGGCTGTTGCCGAGGGCGTAGGTGTGCTTGCCCCAGGCGGTGCGGCCCAGCAGGTAGGCGAAGACGAGGAAGAGGACGACGGTGAGGACCGATCCGTACGTCACGTCGGTGCGGCCCATCGGGAACGTCTCGCCGAGCGCGGTCAGCTCGTCCGGGAGGTCGGTGATGGTCTGGTCGTCCGAGTAGATGTGGGTGAGCGCGAAGGCGATGTTGAGCATGCCGAGCGTGACGATGAACGGCGGCAGCCTGATGAACGTGACGAGCGCGCCGTTGGTGAAGCCGAGCAGCGCGCAGACGGTGAGCCCGGCGGCGATGGCGAGCAGCGGCGGCAGGCCGCTGTCGGTGGCCAGCTTCGTCATGACGATGCTGCCGAACGCCATGATCATGCCGCAGGACAGGTCGATGCCCGCGGTGAGGATGATGAGGGTCTGGCCGAGGGCCAGGGTGCCGACCACCATCACCTGCTGCATGACGAGCGAGAGGTTGCCGCCGGAGAGGAACTGCTCGCTCTGGAAGGAGAAGAAGACGCAGGCGGCCAGGAGGGCGGCCAGCGGGCCGGTGGTGGGGTGGGTGGCGGCGCTGCGCCAGGTGGGCGGCGCGGTGAGCGGTGGCGGGGCCGGGGGCTGCGGGGCGGTGGTCGTACTCAAGGCGGTGGCTCCTCGGACGGGTGGTGTGACGTGCTGACGGGTCGGTCTGCGGGCGGGCCGGCCGGGGCGGTCAGCCCCAGCAGTGCGCGAGCCCGTAGCCGGTGTCCTCGGCCTCGACGCCCTGGGCGGGGGTGTCGCTGATCAGGGTGACGCCGGTGTCGGTGTAGCCGGAGACGTCCTTGTCCTTGCGCACGTGGTCGGCCACGGCGCGGACGCCCTCGCTGGCCATCTTCAGCGGGTACTGCTGCGAAGTCGCCGCGATCTTCCCGGACTTGACCGCCTCGGTGCCGGTGCAGCCGCCGTCGACGGAGACGATCAGCACGTCGTCCTCGCGGCCCTTGGCCTTCAGCGCGGTGTACGCGCCGAGCGCGGCCGGCTCGTTGATGGTGTAGACGACGTTGATGTCCGGCGCCTTCTGCAGGCAGTTCTCCATCGCCGTCTGCCCCTTGGCCTGGTCGCCCTGGGTGTCCTGGGCGCAGACGAGCGAGTCGTCGCCCTCCTCGATCCCGTAGCCCTTGAGGAAGCCGTCGTGGCGCAACTGCCCGACGGAGATGCCGGGCGCGAGGTCGAGCATGGCGATCCTGGCGTCCTTGCCGGCCATCCGCTCCTTGGCGTACGCGCCGATGAGTTCGCCGGCCTTGAGGTTGTCGGTGGCGAAGAGCGCGTCGGTGGCGTCCTGCGGTTCGGTGGGGGTGTCCAGCGCGATGACGACGACGCCCTTGTCGCGGGCCTGCTCGATGGCCGGGACGATCGCCTCGGAGTCGTTGGGTGTGATGAGGATGCCGTCGACGCCCGCGGCGACCATGTTCTCGATGGCGGTGACCTGGCCCTCGTTGTCGCCGTCGAACTTTCCGGCGGCCGTGGAGAGTTCGACCTTGTTCCGGCCGGCGGACTCCTCCGCGCCCTCCTTCATCTTGACGAAGAACGGGTTGGTGTCGGTCTTGGTGATCAGGCCGACCCGGATCTCGTCGTCGGACCCGGACCCCTGGGCTCCCTCGCCGCACCCGGCCAGCAGCAGCGCTGCTGCGGCACATGCGGTGACCCTGACGGCGGTGGTGCTGCGGACTGCTCCCTGCATGGACCTGCTCCTTCTCGGGTGCGCGGACAGCACGTGTCATCGTTGACATATGTCAACGTTGACACCGGCTGTCGAAGATGGTGGACTCCGCGGCGAGCAACGTCAATGCCCTTGACTCGAAACGAGTCGGCAACGGAGGTCATCCAGATGAGCCGCTGGAGAACACCCGCACTGACAGCGACCGCGGCGGTCCTCGCCGCCACGCTCACCCCCGCCGCGCAGGCCGGGCCGCGCGCCACCGGACCCGTCAACCCCGGTTTCGAGACCGGGGACCTCACCGGCTGGACCGTCGTCTCCGGCGACGCGTTCGCCGACTCCGCCGTCAGCACCGCGAAGGACTACTGGGGAGGCCCGTTCCACCATCGCGGCGACCACCACCTCT
Proteins encoded:
- a CDS encoding ABC transporter permease, which produces MSTTTAPQPPAPPPLTAPPTWRSAATHPTTGPLAALLAACVFFSFQSEQFLSGGNLSLVMQQVMVVGTLALGQTLIILTAGIDLSCGMIMAFGSIVMTKLATDSGLPPLLAIAAGLTVCALLGFTNGALVTFIRLPPFIVTLGMLNIAFALTHIYSDDQTITDLPDELTALGETFPMGRTDVTYGSVLTVVLFLVFAYLLGRTAWGKHTYALGNSPEVARLTGIRVDRLRLGIFTLAGLIYGIAALLLVSRTGVGDPKAGTDDNLNSITAVVLGGTSLFGGRGMVLGTLIGALIVGVFRNGLQLMGVGSIYQTLITGGLVILAVTVDQISRRRAGR
- a CDS encoding sugar ABC transporter substrate-binding protein; translated protein: MQGAVRSTTAVRVTACAAAALLLAGCGEGAQGSGSDDEIRVGLITKTDTNPFFVKMKEGAEESAGRNKVELSTAAGKFDGDNEGQVTAIENMVAAGVDGILITPNDSEAIVPAIEQARDKGVVVIALDTPTEPQDATDALFATDNLKAGELIGAYAKERMAGKDARIAMLDLAPGISVGQLRHDGFLKGYGIEEGDDSLVCAQDTQGDQAKGQTAMENCLQKAPDINVVYTINEPAALGAYTALKAKGREDDVLIVSVDGGCTGTEAVKSGKIAATSQQYPLKMASEGVRAVADHVRKDKDVSGYTDTGVTLISDTPAQGVEAEDTGYGLAHCWG